One Candidatus Culexarchaeum yellowstonense genomic region harbors:
- a CDS encoding NAD(P)/FAD-dependent oxidoreductase, which yields MATDFDVIIVGAGPAGLFSAYELSYKSNLKLLVIDQGRDVEERKCPANEYYICRKCSPCNIMSGVGGAGTLSSGLLNLRPDIGGNLIELIGNDEAWNLIQYVDSIFLKYGAPEALYYGEPHKIEELERKAAAVGAKFIPIPQRHIGSDKAIQVIKNFKLDLEKRGVRFLLKTKVVDINKGSVKLENGKLLNSKYIILAPGRIGATWLAQQAEKLGIPTHPEPIDIGVRVEVPAVVMDPIIEVNRDPKFHIYTHTYDDFVRTFCVNHRGYVVQEFYDDGSVGVNGHSLSGTQSSNTNFAFLVRISLTEPIEDTTAFGLSIVRIATILGGGKPILQKLGDLKLGRRSTWKRISQGHVQPTLKSVTPGDISMVLPHRILTDILEGLDILNEIIPGVATSSTLLYAPEVKFSAKRVKTNQFLETDIPNIYVAGDGAGVSRGIVIAAATGVIVARDILRKEGFIK from the coding sequence ATGGCTACAGATTTTGATGTGATCATCGTTGGAGCAGGACCTGCTGGGCTTTTTTCAGCTTACGAACTATCATACAAAAGCAACTTAAAGTTGTTGGTGATAGATCAAGGTAGAGATGTGGAAGAAAGAAAATGTCCTGCAAATGAGTACTATATATGTCGTAAATGTTCTCCCTGTAATATAATGTCTGGTGTTGGTGGTGCTGGCACTTTATCCAGTGGATTGTTGAATTTAAGGCCAGACATAGGAGGTAACCTAATTGAGCTAATAGGCAATGATGAAGCTTGGAACCTAATTCAATACGTAGATTCAATATTTCTTAAGTATGGTGCTCCAGAAGCTCTCTACTATGGAGAGCCACATAAAATAGAAGAATTAGAGAGAAAGGCTGCTGCAGTAGGTGCGAAGTTTATTCCAATTCCACAACGCCATATAGGCTCAGACAAAGCTATACAAGTTATAAAAAACTTTAAATTAGATTTAGAGAAGAGAGGAGTACGTTTTTTATTAAAAACGAAAGTTGTTGATATAAATAAAGGGTCAGTTAAGCTAGAGAATGGTAAACTACTCAATTCAAAATACATAATTTTGGCACCAGGACGTATTGGAGCAACATGGCTTGCCCAACAAGCGGAAAAACTTGGAATACCAACTCACCCAGAACCAATAGATATAGGAGTAAGAGTCGAAGTACCTGCTGTAGTAATGGACCCCATAATTGAGGTAAATAGAGATCCAAAATTTCACATATATACCCACACCTATGATGACTTTGTAAGGACATTTTGTGTCAATCATCGAGGATACGTTGTGCAAGAATTCTATGATGATGGTTCTGTTGGTGTTAATGGACACTCGCTGTCAGGGACGCAATCTTCAAATACCAATTTTGCATTTTTAGTCCGCATATCATTGACTGAACCTATAGAAGATACAACAGCCTTTGGTCTTTCAATAGTTCGTATAGCAACAATACTTGGTGGCGGTAAACCCATACTGCAAAAACTTGGGGATTTAAAACTGGGTAGGCGGTCAACGTGGAAACGGATATCCCAAGGGCATGTTCAGCCTACCTTGAAATCCGTCACTCCTGGAGATATATCAATGGTTTTACCACATCGAATTCTAACAGACATATTAGAAGGGTTAGATATTCTCAATGAAATAATTCCGGGAGTAGCAACATCCTCAACATTACTTTACGCTCCTGAAGTAAAATTTTCCGCCAAGAGAGTTAAAACTAATCAATTTCTAGAAACTGACATTCCCAATATCTATGTGGCAGGTGATGGTGCAGGTGTATCTAGAGGTATTGTTATAGCTGCTGCTACCGGTGTTATTGTTGCTAGAGATATTCTGAGAAAAGAAGGATTCATTAAATGA
- a CDS encoding ABC transporter ATP-binding protein has product MSLEYSVETLNLTKYYHLGGTIIKAVEDVSIQIRKGEYLSLMGPSGSGKTTLFKLIGGLDKPTKGQVFIENIDISKLDAYELAWLRCKKIGYIFQTFNLIPILTAIENVSLPMIFAGVPKQERTKKARELLEKVGLLERINHKPLELSGGQQQRVAIARALANNPSVILADEPTGNLDLNTGLNITHLLKKINKDNNVTIFCATHDYKILEVSDRIIWIRDGKIEKVENRNYIHKN; this is encoded by the coding sequence ATGTCCCTTGAATATTCTGTTGAAACTTTAAATCTAACGAAATATTACCATCTTGGGGGCACAATAATAAAGGCTGTTGAAGATGTAAGTATACAAATACGAAAAGGTGAGTATTTATCGCTAATGGGACCTTCCGGATCTGGTAAAACCACCTTATTCAAACTCATAGGAGGATTAGATAAACCGACTAAAGGCCAGGTTTTCATAGAAAATATAGATATCTCGAAGTTGGATGCATATGAATTAGCTTGGTTAAGGTGTAAAAAAATAGGTTACATATTTCAAACATTCAATCTAATCCCCATACTTACAGCTATAGAAAATGTGTCGCTACCCATGATCTTTGCAGGGGTCCCAAAGCAGGAACGTACAAAAAAAGCGCGTGAACTGCTTGAGAAAGTAGGTTTACTTGAAAGAATTAACCATAAACCATTAGAACTTTCAGGTGGCCAGCAACAACGTGTAGCAATTGCACGAGCATTAGCAAATAATCCCTCAGTAATTTTAGCAGATGAGCCTACTGGCAATCTTGATTTGAATACAGGTTTAAATATAACGCACTTGCTAAAGAAAATAAATAAAGATAACAATGTAACCATATTCTGTGCAACACATGACTACAAGATATTAGAAGTAAGCGATAGAATAATCTGGATTAGAGATGGGAAGATAGAAAAGGTGGAAAATAGAAATTATATTCATAAAAATTAA
- a CDS encoding FtsX-like permease family protein yields the protein MKNQLMKVSMKDLLYLTIQNMRKRKGRILLSIFNVFLGVALVSSMMIISSSYISKSNASLFVVNLNEYQLWVSTISIVVCIITIFNSMLISVAERYKEIGVMKCLGARNVLILKLFLFEALVIGTIGGFLGFIIAMIFTLPILIIQYGGALPFIAYMQILSISLLIAIIISVIASAYPAQHASKINPTDALRYEV from the coding sequence ATGAAGAATCAACTGATGAAAGTTTCGATGAAAGATCTGCTTTACTTAACCATACAAAATATGCGAAAACGAAAAGGTAGAATACTTCTTTCCATTTTTAATGTTTTTTTAGGCGTTGCGTTAGTTTCTTCCATGATGATTATTAGTTCTTCATATATTTCTAAGTCTAATGCAAGTTTGTTTGTAGTTAATTTAAATGAATATCAATTATGGGTCTCAACAATATCTATAGTTGTATGTATAATAACGATTTTTAATTCAATGTTAATTTCCGTTGCAGAAAGGTATAAAGAGATAGGAGTCATGAAATGTTTAGGTGCAAGAAATGTATTAATACTGAAATTATTCCTTTTTGAGGCATTGGTGATAGGCACGATAGGTGGATTCCTAGGGTTCATTATAGCTATGATTTTTACACTTCCTATACTAATCATTCAATATGGAGGCGCCCTTCCATTTATAGCATACATGCAAATTCTATCCATCTCCCTATTAATTGCCATCATTATAAGTGTAATTGCTTCAGCATACCCTGCACAACACGCTTCTAAAATAAACCCTACAGACGCATTAAGATATGAGGTGTAA
- a CDS encoding geranylgeranylglyceryl/heptaprenylglyceryl phosphate synthase, which yields MSIRMGKVEKYLVERIEQEGAIHITLIDPDKVNLEIITHVKEAVEAGTSAIMIGGSIGVCERNLDDIILNIKKEIKEVPIILFPGNVSGISKCADAIWFMSLLNSSNTYYIIDAQAQGAIIVERYGLEAIPMGYIILGEGGAAGYIGYARPIPYNRPEIAAMYALAGSYLGMRYIYLEAGSGAKEPVPPEIIYAVRKVVKGKVIVGGGIKTVNQAINAVKAGADIIVTGTLIEEGDGKRIKEIIKSIRNKRGL from the coding sequence ATGAGCATAAGGATGGGTAAGGTAGAAAAATATCTTGTTGAGAGAATAGAGCAAGAGGGAGCAATACACATCACTTTGATAGATCCAGATAAAGTAAATCTTGAGATAATAACTCATGTAAAAGAGGCTGTGGAAGCAGGAACTTCAGCAATAATGATTGGAGGAAGTATTGGAGTTTGTGAGAGAAATCTTGATGATATAATACTTAACATAAAAAAGGAAATAAAAGAAGTGCCAATAATACTTTTCCCAGGAAATGTTTCAGGAATAAGTAAATGTGCAGATGCCATATGGTTTATGTCCCTTTTAAATTCATCTAACACATATTATATAATTGATGCACAAGCGCAAGGAGCAATAATAGTTGAAAGATATGGACTTGAGGCTATACCGATGGGATACATAATACTTGGAGAAGGAGGTGCAGCAGGATATATAGGCTATGCTAGGCCAATACCATATAATAGGCCAGAAATAGCTGCCATGTACGCGTTAGCTGGAAGCTATCTTGGAATGCGGTATATATATTTAGAAGCAGGCTCTGGTGCTAAAGAACCAGTACCTCCAGAAATTATATATGCTGTGAGGAAGGTAGTTAAAGGAAAAGTAATAGTAGGTGGCGGAATAAAAACAGTAAACCAAGCTATTAATGCCGTTAAGGCAGGAGCAGACATAATAGTTACGGGAACATTAATAGAGGAAGGAGATGGCAAACGTATAAAAGAAATAATAAAAAGTATCCGTAACAAAAGAGGATTATAG